In Desulfoferula mesophila, the genomic window CGGTGCGCGAGTACGTGCTGGGCATCGCCCCGGCGGTGGAGTTGCCCGACTTGGCCTATGCCGACATGTCGGCCGTGACCCTGCCCGACATCGTGGCCGCCAACGTCGTCTGCCGCGGGTTCATCCTGGGGCCGATGGTGCGGGCGGACAAGCTGGACCCCAACGTCACCCAGGGCCAGCTCTGGCGGGGCGGCAAGCCCCTGACCCCGGCGGTGGGCGCCAAGGCGGCGCTGGGCTCCCAGTGGGAGGCCCTGGCCTGGAGTGTGAACCAGGCCCTGGCCATGTACGGCCCCTTGTCCGAGGGCTCGGTGATCCTCACCGGCTCCCTGGGGCCCATGTTCCCCGGCGAGCCCGGCTCCTACGAGGCGGTGTTCAGCGGCGGATTGGGCCGGGTGGCCTTTGAGGTGAAATAAAAAACCTCCACGCCGACGCAACGCTTCGCCCCTGGCCGGAGCGGGGGCGAAGACCGGCTTGACAGGCGTCTCCCCAGGGACTACACCAATAAGAGCTTATTCTCGGGGCGGGGTGCGATTCCCCACCGGCGGTATCCCGGCCAAGGCCGGGGAGCCCGCGAGCGCCCCTTCGTGCGCGAAGGGGGTCAGCAGATCTGGTGAGAGGCCAGAGCCGACGGTGACAGTCCGGATGAGAGAGGATAAGACAGTCCGCATCCCTCGGGGTGCCGGTGGGCCGTTTCGCGGCGCGCCCGGCGCCGCGCGCATGCCCGTTCTGTCTCCCCGCCCATACCATCAACCGCGCCGGAGGCGCAGGAGTATGCACATGGGCGAAGCACTATTGGAGCAGTTCGGCAATCAGGAGCAACGGGTCCAGCGGGCCCTGGAGGCGGTGCGCCAGGGACGGGGAGTCTTGGTCACCGACGACGAGGACCGGGAAAACGAGGGCGACCTCATCTTTGCGGCCCAATCGCTAACCACCGAACAGATGGCGGCCCTCATCCGCGAGTGCAGCGGCATCGTCTGCCTGTGCCTGCCTTCGGACAAGGTGAAGAGCCTGGACCTGCCCCCCATGACCCCCGCCAACTCCAGCCGCTATCAGACCGCTTTCACCGTATCCATCGAGGCGGCCCAAGGGGTGACCACCGGGGTGTCGGCCGCGGACCGCCTCGCCACGGTGCGGGCGGCCATCGCCGAGGACGCCACCCCCGCCGACCTCAACCGGCCGGGCCACGTCTTCCCCCTGCAGGCCCGCGACGGCGGGGTCTTGGAGCGCCGGGGGCACACCGAGGCCACGGTGGACCTCATGCGCCTGGCCGGGCTCGCGCCCTACGGGGTGCTCTGTGAGCTGACCAACCCCGACGGCTCCATGGCCCGTTTGCCACGCATCGTGGATTTTGCCCGGAGCAGCGGCTATCCGGTGGTGACCGTGGAGGATTTGGCGGCCTATCGGGTGGGACAAGCCTGAGGAAAGGGCGGCTGCGCCAGGCGACGCTATGCTGCGTTACGGGCATCGCCCGCCCGAAGCCTTGCCTAGCCCCACCTGGCTGTGCCGCAAGTAAGGGCGGCTGCGCCAGTCGTCCGTGGGCTGGGTTGCCGGAATCGCTTGGACCTCGGTGTATTGGCATATACGCCTGCGGTCTGCGCTCACCGGTGCCTGGCCCACGAACCCCTGGCTGTGCCACGGGGATGGGGGCCGCTCGGGCAGCCATCCAGGCAATAGCGTAGGTTGGGTAGAGGGCTTGCCAGCCCGAAACCCAACGATTCTCATGCGGAAAAGGACGTGGACGGACGGCGAAGCCGCCTAATTCTTGCGGACCAGGCCCACCATGACCCCCAAAACCCGGGGGGGATCGTCTTCCGGGCCCACCATGATGCTCTTGACCGCCGGGTTGGCCGCCCTGAGCTCCAGGCCCTGGGCGTGGGGCACGAAATGCTTCAGGGTGACCTCGTCGCCCAACAGCACCGCAGCCACCTCTCCGGCGCGGGCGTCTTCCTGGGCCCGGATGATCACCAGGTCGCCCTCGGCGATGTGGTCGCCGACCATGGAGTCGCCCCGCACCCTGAGGGCAAAGAAGCGGCCCGAGCCGAAGAAGCCCGGCTCCAGGCCCAGCACCTCCTCGGCGTCTTCCACGGCCAGGATGGGCTGGCCGGCGGCGATCCGGCCCAACACCGGGATGCCCCTGCGGCTATGCAACACCTCCAGGGCCCGCGGTCTTCCGGCCCGGGAGCGCATATAGCCCTTTTTTTCCAGGGCCTTCATGTGGTCGTGGGCCGCGCGGGGGGAGCGGAAGCCGAAATGAGAAGCCACCTCGCGCACCGTGGGAGGATATCCCTGGCTGCTGGTGAACTCTTCGATGAACTCCAGGACCTGGGCCTGGCGTTGGGTCAACCCACGAGTCATAAGCTTCCTCCACCCTTAGCGGATGCCTTCATACTATACGCGGGTCTAGTTTTAGTCAAGGCAAAAGCGATGGCGCGGGGTAGGTTTTATGGAAGGGGCGCGGCCCCCAGCACCAGGCCCCAGGCGGCCAGGCCCAGGAGTAGAAGCAGGAGCAGGACCTCGTTGGCCTTTACCGGGATCGCGGCCGCGGCGGGGGCCGGCAGGCGCCAGGTGCACACGGCGTAGAAGACGGCCAGGGACAGGGCCAGGCAGGTGGTGGGCAGAATCTCGGGCAAGGTGCCGAACCCGCTGGGCAGCGACCGGGTCAGGTTGAGGCCCAGGCGGCCGCCCAGGCTGAGGATCAGGGGGTTGGGCGCTCCGGGCAGGGCCAGGCGCAGCCAGGGCAGCAAGG contains:
- the ribB gene encoding 3,4-dihydroxy-2-butanone-4-phosphate synthase, with amino-acid sequence MGEALLEQFGNQEQRVQRALEAVRQGRGVLVTDDEDRENEGDLIFAAQSLTTEQMAALIRECSGIVCLCLPSDKVKSLDLPPMTPANSSRYQTAFTVSIEAAQGVTTGVSAADRLATVRAAIAEDATPADLNRPGHVFPLQARDGGVLERRGHTEATVDLMRLAGLAPYGVLCELTNPDGSMARLPRIVDFARSSGYPVVTVEDLAAYRVGQA
- the lexA gene encoding transcriptional repressor LexA; amino-acid sequence: MTRGLTQRQAQVLEFIEEFTSSQGYPPTVREVASHFGFRSPRAAHDHMKALEKKGYMRSRAGRPRALEVLHSRRGIPVLGRIAAGQPILAVEDAEEVLGLEPGFFGSGRFFALRVRGDSMVGDHIAEGDLVIIRAQEDARAGEVAAVLLGDEVTLKHFVPHAQGLELRAANPAVKSIMVGPEDDPPRVLGVMVGLVRKN